The following coding sequences lie in one Hippoglossus hippoglossus isolate fHipHip1 chromosome 14, fHipHip1.pri, whole genome shotgun sequence genomic window:
- the LOC117773981 gene encoding spectrin family protein isoform X5 has translation MEWDQREREPSLSPAAFVNQVQYSNILEGRFKQLQDEREAVQKKTFTKWVNSHLGRVTCRIGDLYTDLRDGRMLIRLLEVLSGEQLPKPTKGRMRIHCLENVDKALQFLKEQKVHLENMGSHDIVDGNHRLTLGLIWTIILRFQIQDISVETEDNKEKKSAKDALLLWCQMKTAGYPNVNIHNFTTSWRDGLAFNAIVHKHRSDLIEFDNLKRSNAHYNLQNAFNVAEKELGLTKLLDPEDVNVDQPDEKSIITYVATYYHYFSKMKALAVEGKRIGKVLDYAIEADQLIEKYESLASELLQWIEQTIGTLNDRQLANSLNAVQNQLQAFNSYRTVEKPPKFTEKGNLEILLFTIQSKMRANNQKVYMPREGKLISDINKAWERLEKAEHERELALRNELIRQEKLEMLAARFDRKAAMRETWLSENQRLVSQDNFGTDLGAVEAATRKHEAIETDIGAYWERVAAVEAVAKELEAEGYHDVRRVIARRDNVLRLWEYLKELLVARRERLNAHRDLQRLFQEMRYIMDWMADMKSRLQSQDSGKHLHDVLDLLQKHTLVEADISAQAERIKAVQGAAQRFTSYEQAYKPCEPGLVSEKVDLLGQAYEELGQLACKRTERLEDSRRLWQFMWDVGEEAAWIREQEQILASGDCGRDLTSALHLLSKHEAFRDEMAARYGPLSNSIAAGEALVNEGHFGAPEVTERIEDIRSQWAHLEETTKLREQRLKEAVALHQFQTDASDMEAWILETLRQVSSQELGHDEFSTQTIARKQREIDEEIQSHRPVIDSLQEQVQALPQAYIQSPQVDGRLPAIEQRYEELETLSVARRQALEGALALYRMFSEAGACQLWVEEKEQWLDSMEIPTKLEDLEVVQQRFETLEPEMNNLGTRVTDVNQVAEQLLSSDNCSKDQIHQTQDQLNNRWTEFEQLAGQKKHALESALNIQNYHLECNEIQSWMKEKTKVIESTQSLGNDLAGVMALQRKLTGMERDLEAIQGKLDDLRNEAEKLAMEHPDQAGEIQGRLAGIQEVWEELNATMKRREESLGEASKLQGFLRDLDDFQSWLSRTQTAVASEDIPTSLPEAESLLAQHENIKNEVDNYKEDYEKMRAVGEEVTQGQTDAQYMFLAQRLQALDTGWHELRRMWENRHSLLAQAFDFQTFLRDAKQAEAFLNSQEYVLSHTEMPSSLQGAEEAIKKHEDFLTTAEASEEKITGVVENGRRLMNDSNANSDKIQEKVDSVQERHFKNKEAANELLTKLKDNRELQHFLQDGQELTLWINEKMLTAQDMSYDEARNLHSKWQKHQAFMAELASNKDWLDKIDKEGQALVAEKPELKPVVQQTLEDLQRQWEELEGTTRTKAQCLFDANRAELFTQSCSALDVWLKNLEGQLHNDEYGKDLTSVNILLKKHQMVEHQMEVREKEVQSLQSQALALSQEDAGLAEVDGQQRRVTDNFSNLQEPLKLRRQRLLASKEAHQFNRDLEDEILWVKERMPLATSTDHGKDLPTVQLLIKKNQTLHKEIQGHQPRIDDIHRRGKTQSQVDGERQSVLEERLVELKDLWDQLIGETDKRRARLIEANRAQQFYADAAEAEAWMGEQELHMMSEEKAKDEQSALVMVKKHQIVEQALEDYAQTIHQLANSSRLMVTSEHPESERITLRQAQVDKLYAGLKDLAEERRGRLQERLRLTQLKREVDDLEQWIAEREVVAGSHELGQDYEHVTMLRDKFREFARDTSTIGQERVDGVNGLADDLIESGHPENASVAEWKDGLNEAWADLLELIDTRTQMLAASYELHRFHQDAMEVLGRVKEKHEALPSDLGRDLNTVQHLHRQHNTFEHDIQALSGQVNQVQEDAARLQKAYAGEKADEIHRSENAVTSAWEGLLETGQARRLLLLDTVEKFRFFNMVRDLMLWMDGVNLQIDAHDSPRDVSSAGLVIANHQDIKSEIETRADSFTACTEMGNTLINNNHYAADEIREKLVQLQEKRDRINKNWLDKMDHLQIVLEVLQFGRDACVAESWLAGQEPLVRAAELGTNVDEVESLIKRHEAFEKLAAAWEDRFVLLEKLTTLEEQEIQRRREEEERARRPPTPPPVEEVAQSEAESHAHDSAARTSLDQTTLNQTVSVNGVHSDNDTSQGSESESVNGPGRDSGLASSRLEPSATLPSRGGAESDPDTMEGMLCRKQEMESHSKKAATRSWQNVYCVLRKGSLGFYKDGKSASNGIPYHGEVPISLGEAVCEVANGYKKRKHVFKLRLGDGKEYLFQAKDESEMSSWIRSILSSIPTGSGDSPGVPRALSRAMTMPPISPSSGEAGGVTMRNREGKDKDREKRFSFFGKKK, from the exons ATGGAGTGGGACCAGAGGGAAAGAGAGCCCTCCTTGTCCCCAGCAGCATTTGTTAATCAGGTGCAATACTCAAACATCTTGGAAGGAAGGTTTAAACAGCTGCAAG ATGAGCGTGAAGCGGTTCAGAAGAAGACCTTTACCAAATGGGTGAACTCTCACTTAGGCCGAGTGACCTGTCGCATTGGTGATTTGTACACCGACCTACGCGATGGCCGTATGCTAATCCGCCTTCTGGAAGTGCTCTCAGGAGAACAGCTG CCAAAGCCCACCAAGGGACGCATGCGTATCCACTGCCTGGAGAATGTTGATAAAGCCCTGCAGTTTCTCAAGGAGCAAAAAGTCCATCTAGAAAACATGGGCTCCCATGACATTGTGGACGGGAATCACCGCCTCACACTGGGTCTCATCTGGACCATTATCCTTCGCTTCCAG ATCCAGGACATCAGTGTGGAGACGGAAGACAACAAGGAGAAAAAGTCAGCTAAAGATGCCCTGCTACTTTGGTGCCAAATGAAAACTGCTGG ATATCCCAACGTCAACATCCACAACTTCACTACCAGCTGGCGAGATGGTCTGGCGTTCAATGCCATCGTGCACAAACACAG ATCTGACCTGATTGAGTTTGACAACCTGAAGAGATCCAATGCTCACTACAATCTTCAGAATGCTTTCAATGTGGCTGAGAAGGAACTGGGACTTACCAAGCTGCTGGACCCAGAAG ATGTCAATGTTGATCAGCCTGATGAAAAGTCCATCATTACCTATGTGGCCACCTACTATCATTACTTCTCCAAGATGAAGGCCCTGGCAGTGGAGGGCAAAAGAATTGGCAAG GTGCTGGACTATGCGATTGAGGCTGACCAGCTGATAGAGAAGTATGAAAGCCTGGcttcagagctgctgcagtggattGAGCAGACCATAGGGACACTCAATGACAGGCAGCTAGCTAACTCACTGAATGCTGTGCAGAACCAGCTTCAGGCTTTTAACTCCTACCGGACTGTGGAGAAACCCCCCAA ATTTACAGAGAAAGGAAACTTGGAGATTCTTCTCTTTACCATCCAAAGCAAGATGCGTGCAAACAACCAGAAAGTCTATATGCCAAGAGAGGGCAAACTTATCTCGGACATCAACAAG GCATGGGAGCGACTGGAAAAGGCAGAGCATGAACGTGAGCTGGCGCTGCGAAATGAGTTGATTCGacaggagaagctggagatgCTCGCTGCTCGTTTTGACCGCAAAGCAGCTATGAGGGAGACATGGCTGAGTGAGAACCAGAGGCTGGTGTCTCAG GACAACTTTGGAACTGATTTGGGAGCGGTGGAAGCTGCCACCCGTAAACACGAGGCCATTGAGACAGACATTGGGGCATATTGGGAGCGTGTGGCTGCTGTGGAGGCTGTTGCAAAAGAGCTGGAAGCAGAGGGATACCATGATGTGCGGCGTGTAATTGCTCGAAGGGATAATGTGCTTCGACTCTGGGAATATCTGAAAGAGCTTCTGGTTGCACGCAGAGAGCGGCTGAATGCCCACCGTGACCTACAGAGGCTGTTCCAGGAGATGCGCTACATCATGGACTGGATGGCAGATATGAAG agtcGTCTGCAGTCTCAGGACAGTGGCAAACATTTGCATGATGTGTTGGACCTTCTTCAGAAACACACTTTGGTAGAGGCCGACATTTCAGCTCAGGCAGAGAGGATCAAGGCAGTGCAGGGAGCAGCACAGCGCTTCACTTCCTATGAACAGG CCTACAAACCATGTGAGCCAGGACTAGTTAGTGAAAAGGTTGACCTGCTGGGTCAAGCCTACGAAGAGCTTGGTCAGCTTGCCTGCAAACGCACAGAGCGGTTGGAGGACTCTCGCCGTCTGTGGCAGTTCATGTGGGATGTAGGAGAGGAGGCAGCCTGGATCCGAGAGCAGGAGCAGATCCTGGCTAGTGGAGACTGTGGGCGTGACCTCACTTCTGCTCTTCACCTGCTCAGTAAACATGAGGCTTTCAGAGATGAGATGGCTGCCCGCTATGGTCCCCTGAGTAACAGCATTGCTGCCGGGGAAGCTTTGGTTAACGAGGGACACTTTGGAGCCCCAGAGGTCACAGAGAGGATTGAAGACATCCGTTCACAGTGGGCACATCTTGAGGAG ACAACTAAGCTGAGAGAGCAGAGACTCAAGGAAGCTGTGGCCCTGCATCAGTTCCAAACAGATGCCAGTGACATGGAGGCCTGGATCTTGGAGACACTTAGACAGGTGTCAAGTCAGGAGTTGGGCCATGATGAGTTCTCCACTCAAACTATAGCTCGCAAACAGAGGGAGATAGATGAGGAGATCCAAAGCCACCGCCCCGTCATCGACTCCTTGCAAGAGCAGGTTCAAGCACTACCGCAGGCCTATATACAATCCCCTCAG GTGGATGGCCGCCTACCTGCTATTGAACAGCGTTATGAAGAACTGGAGACTCTGTCAGTAGCTCGGCGGCAGGCTCTGGAAGGTGCCCTGGCTCTTTACCGCATGTTCAGTGAAGCAGGTGCCTGCCAGCTCTGGGTGGAAGAAAAGGAGCAGTGGTTAGACAGCATGGAGATCCCAACCAAACTGGAAGACTtggaggtggtgcagcagag ATTTGAGACTCTTGAACCTGAGATGAATAATCTAGGCACTCGAGTCACTGATGTTAATCAGGtggcagagcagctgctgagctCTGACAACTGTAGTAAAGACCAAATCCACCAGACACAAGACCAACTCAACAACAG ATGGACAGAGTTTGAACAACTGGCTGGTCAAAAGAAACATGCCCTAGAGTCTGCCCTCAACATCCAGAACTACCACCTGGAGTGTAATGAGATCCAGTCTTGGATGAAGGAAAAGACCAAGGTGATTGAATCCACTCAGAGTCTGGGCAATGACCTGGCTGGAGTGATGGCACTGCAACGCAAACTCACCGGCATGGAGAGGGACCTGGAGGCCATTCAG GGCAAATTGGATGACCTAAGAAACGAGGCAGAAAAGCTGGCCATGGAACATCCAGATCAGGCAGGAGAGATCCAAGGCCGCCTGGCTGGGATTCAAGAGGTGTGGGAGGAGTTGAACGCGACCATGAAGCGACGTGAGGAATCACTGGGTGAAGCCAGCAAGCTGCAGGGCTTCCTCAGGGATCTGGATGATTTCCAGTCCTGGTTGTCCCGCACCCAGACAGCCGTGGCCTCAGAGGACATTCCCACTTCTCTGCCTGAGGCTGAGAGTTTACTAGCCCAGCATGAGAATATAAAGAATGAGGTGGATAACTATAAGGAGGACTATGAGAAGATGCGTGCAGTCGGTGAGGAGGTCACCCAAGGTCAGACAGATGCCCAGTACATGTTCTTGGCTCAGAGGCTCCAGGCACTGGATACTGGCTGGCATGAGTTGCGTCGCATGTGGGAGAACCGCCACAGTCTTCTGGCCCAAGCCTTCGACTTCCAGACTTTCCTAAGAGATGCAAAGCAGGCGGAAGCTTTCCTCAACAGCCAG GAGTATGTGCTGTCACATACAGAGATGCCTTCCAGTCTTCAGGGAGCAGAAGAGGCCATTAAGAAGCATGAGGATTTCCTCACTACCGCAGAGGCCAGTGAGGAGAAGATAACTGGTGTAGTGGAGAACGGACGGCGCCTCATGAATGACTCTAATGCAAACTCTGATAAGATCCAGGAAAAAGTTGATTCTGTCCAGGAAAG GCATTTTAAGAATAAGGAGGCTGCAAATGAATTGTTGACGAAGCTTAAGGACAACCGTGAACTTCAACACTTCCTCCAAGATGGGCAAGAg CTCACATTGTGGATCAATGAGAAGATGCTGACCGCACAGGACATGTCTTATGATGAGGCCAGAAATCTTCACAGCAAGTGGCAGAAGCACCAGGCCTTCATGGCAGAGCTGGCCTCTAACAAAGACTGGCTGGACAAAATTGACAAG GAGGGTCAGGCTCTGGTGGCAGAGAAGCCTGAGCTGAAACCTGTTGTCCAGCAGACCCTGGAGGACCTACAGCGTCAGTGGGAGGAGCTGGAAGGCACCACACGCACCAAGGCCCAGTGTTTGTTCGATGCTAACAGGGCTGAGCTCTTTACACAGAGCTGCTCCGCTCTAGATGTCTGGCTGAAGAACCTCGAGGGTCAGCTGCATAATGACGAATATGGCAAAGATTTGACCAGTGTCAACATCTTGCTCAAGAAGCACCAG ATGGTGGAGCACCAGATGGAGgtcagagagaaggaggtgcaGTCCCTGCAGTCTCAGGCTCTAGCGCTGTCCCAGGAGGATGCTGGACTAGCAGAGGTAGATGGTCAGCAAAGGCGTGTCACTGACAACTTCTCAAACCTCCAGGAGCCTCTCAaactgaggagacagagactaCTCGCCTCCAAAGAAGCACATCAGTTCAACAGAGATTTGGAAGATGAAATT CTATGGGTGAAAGAGAGGATGCCCCTGGCAACCTCCACAGACCATGGAAAAGATCTGCCTACCGTTCAGCTGCTTATCAAGAAGAACCAG ACATTACATAAGGAGATCCAGGGCCACCAGCCTCGCATTGATGACATCCACAGACGAGGAAAGACTCAGAGCCAGGTCGATGGTGAGAGACAGTCTGTCCTAGAGGAGCGTCTCGTTGAGCTGAAGGACCTTTGGGACCAACTGATTGGCGAGACAGACAAACGTCGTGCACGTTTAATAGAGGCCAATCGCGCCCAGCAGTTCTATGCTGATGCAGCGGAGGCCGAAGCCTGGATGGGCGAACAAGAGCTACACATGATGTCAGAAGAAAAGGCCAAG gaCGAGCAAAGCGCACTAGTGATGGTCAAGAAGCACCAGATCGTGGAACAGGCACTCGAAGACTACGCCCAAACCATTCACCAGCTAGCCAATAGCAGCCGTCTCATGGTCACCAGTGAACACCCAGAGAG TGAGAGAATCACCTTACGGCAAGCCCAAGTGGACAAGCTGTATGCCGGGTTGAAAGACCTCGCTGAGGAGCGTCGTGGGCGGCTTCAGGAGAGACTGCGGCTGACCCAGCTGAAGCGGGAGGTGGATGACCTAGAACAGTGGATTGCTGAGAGGGAGGTGGTTGCTGGCTCCCATGAATTAGGACAGGACTATGAACATGTCACA ATGCTGAGGGACAAGTTCCGGGAGTTTGCTCGTGACACCAGCACTATTGGCCAAGAGCGAGTAGATGGTGTAAATGGGTTGGCAGATGACTTGATTGAGTCGGGTCATCCTGAGAATGCCAGCGTGGCTGAGTGGAAGGATGGGTTAAATGAGGCCTGGGCAGATCTGCTGGAGCTGattgacacacgcacacaaatgtTGGCTGCCTCCTATGAGTTGCACCGCTTCCATCAGGATGCCATGGAGGTGCTCGGACGTGTTAAGGAAAAGCATGAGGCACTGCCTTCTGACCTTGGCCGTGACCTGAACACTGTCCAGCATCTACACAGGCAGCACAACACTTTTGAACATGACATCCAGGCCCTCAGTGGACAG GTGAACCAGGTGCAAGAGGATGCAGCACGGCTGCAGAAAGCTTATGCTGGAGAGAAAGCTGATGAAATTCACAGGAGTGAAAATGCTGTGACTTCTGCCTGGGAGGGCTTGCTCGAGACTGGTCAGGCCCGCAGGCTCCTCCTGCTGGACACGGTGGAGAAGTTCCGCTTCTTCAACATGGTGCGAGACCTCATGCTATGGATGGATGGTGTCAACCTGCAAATTGACGCACACGACAGTCCAAG GGATGTATCATCTGCAGGGCTGGTCATTGCCAATCATCAGGACATCAAGTCAGAGATTGAGACCAGGGCCGACAGCTTTACTGCCTGTACTGAGATGGGAAATACTCTCATTAACAACAATCACTATGCAGCTGATGAG ATTCGGGAGAAACTGGTTCAGCTCcaggaaaagagagacaggaTCAACAAAAACTGGCTAGACAAGATGGACCATCTACAAATTG TGCTGGAGGTGCTGCAGTTTGGACGGGATGCCTGTGTGGCGGAGTCTTGGTTGGCAGGTCAAGAACCTCTGGTGCGAGCAGCAGAGCTGGGCACAAATGTGGACGAGGTCGAGAGCCTAATTAAGCGTCACGAGGCCTTTGAAAAACTTGCTGCAGCCTGGGAAGATCGCTTTGTCCTTCTGGAGAAACTCACTACA CTTGAGGAGCAGGAGATCCAGAGGaggcgagaggaagaggagagggctCGCCGACCCCCCACACCACCCCCAGTTGAAGAAGTGGCACAATCTGAGGCAGAAAGTCATGCACATGATTCTGCAGCCAG AACCAGTCTGGACCAGACCACCCTCAATCAGACTGTGTCAGTGAATGGAGTACATAGTGATAATGACACATCTCAG